In Leuconostoc kimchii IMSNU 11154, one genomic interval encodes:
- a CDS encoding DNA/RNA non-specific endonuclease, translating to MKNYKRGRFARRILLGIVILIGIVYLNRVSILQRIVALGSQSQLINIDKQSNSPTQNDELVNLKYTGQTVVEINHNQPTFSQDDLQIKEGSWQKLSSLDWLGRPQVANASLNQKLMPPSQKYKARERLTIKTPGYHAIKTGTNTTDWLYNRSHLIGYQFTGLNNEAKNLITGTRQLNADSRANAKSMVTYETEIADYLHQSKNNYVRYQVKPIYKNVELVPRGVHMMAQSNDNTLKFNIYVFNVQDNWTINYLNGNAERSE from the coding sequence ATGAAAAATTATAAACGCGGTCGGTTTGCGAGAAGAATCCTATTAGGCATTGTCATATTGATAGGTATTGTGTATTTAAATCGTGTATCGATTTTGCAAAGAATTGTAGCACTAGGTTCGCAATCACAACTGATTAATATTGATAAACAAAGTAACTCTCCAACACAAAATGATGAGCTTGTTAATTTGAAATATACTGGGCAAACAGTTGTTGAAATCAATCATAACCAACCAACATTTAGTCAGGATGATTTACAAATAAAAGAGGGTAGCTGGCAAAAACTTTCGTCATTAGATTGGTTAGGCAGACCACAAGTTGCTAATGCATCGCTTAACCAAAAATTGATGCCGCCCTCTCAAAAGTATAAAGCGCGTGAACGATTAACAATTAAAACGCCAGGATACCATGCCATTAAAACTGGAACAAATACTACAGACTGGTTATACAACCGTAGTCATCTGATTGGGTATCAATTTACTGGTCTAAACAATGAAGCCAAAAATTTGATTACAGGGACACGACAATTAAATGCAGATAGTCGAGCGAATGCAAAAAGTATGGTGACTTATGAAACTGAAATTGCTGATTATTTGCATCAGTCAAAAAATAATTATGTGCGTTATCAGGTCAAACCAATTTACAAAAATGTTGAGTTAGTACCCCGTGGTGTTCATATGATGGCACAGTCAAATGACAATACTTTGAAATTTAATATCTATGTTTTTAACGTTCAAGATAACTGGACAATCAACTACCTAAACGGTAATGCAGAAAGGAGTGAATAA